One window from the genome of Candidatus Liberimonas magnetica encodes:
- the accB gene encoding acetyl-CoA carboxylase biotin carboxyl carrier protein, which yields MNEIDPKKKKIASIKERVGELYDLMKNENLEELEIKDQDTYINLKRKGKRLFSEPLIYANPQVERNVVQSADTRHAEVKGETIKSPIIGTFYRSPSPTSAPFVKDGDTADEGKTLCIIEAMKVMNEIKAESRIKILKILVENGKPVTSGQDLFLIEK from the coding sequence GTGAACGAAATAGATCCTAAGAAGAAAAAAATAGCGTCCATTAAGGAACGGGTCGGAGAACTCTATGACCTGATGAAAAATGAAAACCTGGAAGAACTTGAAATCAAGGATCAGGATACCTACATCAATTTAAAGAGGAAAGGGAAAAGGTTATTTTCTGAACCACTAATATACGCTAATCCCCAAGTAGAACGGAACGTTGTGCAATCAGCAGATACCAGACATGCAGAAGTTAAAGGAGAAACGATAAAATCACCTATCATCGGAACCTTTTACCGTTCGCCTTCGCCGACGTCCGCACCTTTTGTTAAGGACGGAGATACTGCCGATGAAGGCAAGACTCTTTGCATTATAGAAGCCATGAAAGTTATGAATGAGATAAAAGCCGAATCTCGCATAAAGATATTGAAAATACTTGTAGAGAACGGCAAACCC
- the ribF gene encoding riboflavin biosynthesis protein RibF gives MRPSCVSIGTFDGVHLGHQHLIKNLLKTARKKNLKSILVTIASPVRPVPGVLTVQKEKLELLKSFSLDEIIILPNTSEILEQSALSFFENFICRKLKTKYIIAGENFAFGRNREGDIQWLKEKSKAEGIRIEIVKPYLDNGLVSSTRIRRLMLCGKLSEANKLLGREYQFEGMPVKGRGLGRKLGFPTINLKVDPEKLLPTGVYAAWAVIGAGDEKENAAAWPSVVNIGTRPTFFNKGNIHSEVHLLDVKCLCPDKRTIVALHKFIRPEKKFENIERLTKQVNLDISEAKNFFKVIS, from the coding sequence TTGAGGCCTTCTTGTGTCAGCATAGGTACGTTTGACGGTGTTCATCTCGGGCACCAGCATTTAATAAAAAATCTTTTAAAGACAGCGCGAAAAAAAAACCTTAAGAGCATTCTTGTTACAATAGCTTCGCCTGTCCGGCCTGTACCCGGAGTTTTGACCGTTCAAAAAGAAAAGCTGGAGCTGTTAAAGAGCTTTTCTTTAGACGAAATAATCATACTCCCGAATACAAGTGAAATATTAGAACAGTCAGCCCTTTCTTTTTTCGAGAATTTTATTTGCCGGAAACTTAAGACAAAATACATAATAGCAGGCGAAAACTTTGCTTTTGGCCGTAACAGGGAAGGGGATATCCAGTGGTTGAAAGAAAAATCAAAGGCAGAAGGCATCAGGATCGAAATAGTCAAACCCTATCTGGATAACGGTTTAGTTTCGTCAACAAGGATAAGAAGGCTTATGCTCTGTGGAAAACTGAGTGAAGCGAATAAGCTTCTAGGCAGAGAATATCAGTTCGAAGGAATGCCTGTAAAAGGAAGAGGGTTGGGTAGGAAATTAGGTTTTCCTACGATAAATTTGAAAGTTGACCCGGAAAAACTCCTCCCTACAGGAGTTTATGCAGCCTGGGCCGTGATAGGGGCCGGAGATGAAAAGGAGAATGCGGCAGCCTGGCCTTCTGTAGTAAACATAGGGACGCGGCCGACGTTCTTTAACAAAGGCAATATTCATTCGGAAGTGCATTTACTGGATGTCAAATGTCTATGTCCGGACAAAAGAACGATAGTAGCTTTGCACAAGTTCATAAGGCCGGAAAAAAAATTTGAGAATATAGAACGGTTGACAAAACAGGTCAATTTGGACATAAGCGAAGCAAAAAACTTCTTTAAGGTGATAAGCTAA
- a CDS encoding elongation factor G produces MKAYDSESIRNVCLVGSQGDGKTSVAEAMLFNAKVTTRLGTIAEGNTVCDSSDEEIERKISISMSLSFLEHKDKKINLLITPGYGDFIGEVLAGLAVAETAVFTVSADSGVTPVGENLWEILEEKSIPTAIFLNKLDRDNINFEQLIKELKEKLNQQVAVINMPNATGPDFKNVTNILEGNSKDSWYENLLEIVSSADDTLTEKYLDGKEITLEEVKAALKKAMIERKVFPLLCGSAVKNIGIKELSDFIADYFSPPKPSADNAHFSGLVFKTINEPGMGQVNFAKIYSGALVHGKDIYNFTKSTTERIGQLSFVQGKKKVDAANVCVGDLVALLKLKDTRTNDILCDEKSQPNIKQISFPEPIYKKAIITASKGDAEKVGNALATAITENPTITYKFDAETKEMTLSGMGSLQLEVMIKKIKGRYGVDVSLQKPRVPFKETLHGKSEVQGKYKRQSGGRGQYGDCWLRVEPLPRSKGFEFVNKIVGGVIPRNYIPAIEKGVKEAMEQGVIAGYPVVDISVTVFDGSYHEVDSSDMAFKIAGAMAFRKGFVEAKPGILEPICDLEVIIPDGYMGAIMGDLNSRRGRVMGMDKAGKKQLIKAQVPMGEIFEYATDLRSLTKGSGKYSMRFSHYEDSPPQIAQPLIDLFAKTKESESEK; encoded by the coding sequence ATGAAGGCTTATGATAGTGAATCCATACGGAATGTTTGCCTGGTCGGATCTCAAGGCGACGGAAAGACTTCTGTCGCGGAAGCGATGCTTTTTAACGCAAAAGTAACTACCCGTTTGGGGACTATAGCTGAAGGAAATACTGTATGTGATTCAAGCGACGAAGAGATCGAAAGAAAGATATCAATAAGCATGAGCCTTTCTTTTTTGGAACATAAAGATAAAAAGATCAACCTTCTTATTACGCCCGGCTACGGGGATTTTATCGGAGAGGTTTTAGCAGGTCTTGCGGTAGCAGAGACCGCTGTTTTTACTGTTTCCGCAGATTCAGGGGTTACGCCGGTAGGGGAAAATCTTTGGGAGATACTTGAAGAAAAGTCCATACCTACCGCGATTTTTTTAAACAAACTGGATAGGGACAATATTAATTTCGAACAACTGATAAAAGAACTTAAAGAAAAGTTGAACCAGCAGGTGGCAGTAATAAATATGCCGAATGCAACCGGCCCGGATTTCAAAAATGTAACGAACATCCTGGAAGGGAATTCAAAGGACTCCTGGTATGAGAACCTGCTTGAAATAGTCTCTTCGGCGGACGATACATTAACTGAAAAATATCTTGACGGCAAGGAAATAACCCTTGAGGAAGTCAAGGCAGCGCTTAAAAAAGCCATGATAGAGCGTAAAGTATTCCCTTTGCTGTGCGGCAGTGCCGTAAAAAATATAGGCATTAAAGAACTGTCGGATTTTATAGCGGATTACTTTTCGCCGCCTAAACCGTCGGCTGACAATGCTCATTTTTCAGGGCTTGTTTTTAAGACTATTAACGAACCCGGCATGGGGCAGGTAAACTTTGCAAAGATATATTCGGGTGCCCTGGTACACGGGAAGGATATATATAATTTTACCAAAAGCACTACCGAACGCATAGGCCAGCTCAGTTTTGTCCAGGGTAAAAAGAAAGTTGATGCAGCTAACGTTTGCGTAGGCGACCTGGTAGCTCTTTTAAAGCTTAAAGATACAAGGACTAACGATATACTCTGCGATGAAAAGTCTCAGCCGAACATAAAGCAAATATCTTTTCCAGAACCGATATACAAAAAAGCCATTATAACGGCTTCCAAAGGGGATGCGGAAAAAGTCGGCAATGCACTTGCGACTGCTATAACTGAAAACCCGACCATTACTTATAAATTTGACGCTGAAACGAAAGAGATGACTCTGTCGGGCATGGGGTCTTTACAGCTTGAGGTGATGATAAAAAAGATAAAAGGCCGCTATGGTGTTGATGTAAGCCTTCAAAAGCCCCGTGTGCCTTTCAAAGAAACGCTGCATGGAAAATCCGAAGTGCAGGGTAAGTATAAACGGCAGTCAGGCGGCCGCGGCCAGTACGGAGACTGCTGGCTGAGGGTTGAGCCTTTGCCAAGAAGCAAAGGTTTTGAATTTGTAAATAAAATAGTCGGCGGAGTCATACCCCGCAACTATATACCCGCAATAGAAAAAGGCGTTAAGGAAGCGATGGAGCAGGGAGTCATAGCAGGATACCCTGTAGTGGATATCTCCGTTACGGTCTTTGACGGTTCATATCATGAAGTAGATTCGTCAGATATGGCTTTCAAGATAGCAGGGGCTATGGCATTTAGAAAGGGGTTTGTAGAAGCTAAACCGGGCATACTTGAGCCGATATGCGACCTGGAAGTTATAATTCCGGACGGTTACATGGGGGCGATCATGGGCGACCTGAATTCCCGCAGAGGCAGGGTCATGGGAATGGATAAAGCCGGCAAAAAACAGCTTATCAAAGCCCAGGTACCGATGGGTGAGATATTTGAATATGCCACGGACCTTCGTTCCTTGACAAAAGGGAGCGGTAAATATTCAATGAGGTTCTCCCATTACGAGGACTCACCGCCTCAGATAGCGCAGCCTTTAATAGACCTGTTCGCTAAGACAAAAGAAAGTGAAAGTGAAAAATAA
- the truB gene encoding tRNA pseudouridine(55) synthase TruB — protein sequence MTFNLAESGLLVINKPSGITSYGVVRKVKHLLQIDKVGHCGTLDPMAEGVLLVLFGSSTKMQSVLMGQRKVYRTVLSLGVRTDTGDITGKIIEKKETRDIQKEDLLNALKKFSGEIRQLTPHFSAVKVNGKKMYELAREGITVERPPRIVNIHEIELRGFNRDEVSLRVECSSGTYIRTLCEDIGEELGMPATMKYLCREKIGNYDISAAIALSEMDKLGRDGLLDRKINLSSEIQNANCKMQN from the coding sequence ATGACGTTCAACCTGGCAGAATCAGGCCTGCTGGTCATTAATAAACCGTCAGGCATAACATCCTATGGTGTTGTACGGAAGGTCAAGCACCTGTTGCAAATTGACAAAGTCGGACATTGCGGAACGCTGGACCCTATGGCAGAAGGGGTCCTTTTAGTGCTGTTCGGTTCCTCAACGAAAATGCAGAGCGTGTTGATGGGCCAGAGGAAAGTTTACAGGACTGTTTTGTCCCTGGGTGTAAGAACTGACACCGGCGATATAACAGGAAAGATAATAGAAAAAAAAGAAACCAGGGATATCCAAAAGGAAGATCTTTTAAATGCGCTAAAAAAGTTTAGCGGGGAGATAAGACAGCTTACTCCGCATTTTTCCGCTGTAAAGGTGAACGGGAAAAAAATGTACGAGCTTGCCCGCGAAGGGATAACGGTGGAAAGGCCGCCAAGGATAGTAAATATACATGAAATAGAGCTTCGCGGCTTTAATAGAGATGAGGTCAGTTTAAGGGTGGAGTGCTCAAGCGGGACATATATCAGGACTTTATGCGAAGATATAGGCGAAGAGCTGGGAATGCCAGCGACCATGAAATATTTGTGCAGGGAAAAGATAGGAAATTACGATATAAGCGCAGCAATAGCATTAAGTGAAATGGATAAATTAGGCAGGGACGGTTTGCTAGATAGAAAAATAAATTTAAGTTCAGAAATTCAAAATGCAAATTGCAAAATGCAAAATTAA
- a CDS encoding polyribonucleotide nucleotidyltransferase, producing the protein MNRISKSIDVGGKTLTIQTGHLAKQANGSCLVSMGDTVVLVAVVAAKEPKEGGDFLPLTVDYRERTYAAGKIPGGFFKREGRPREKEILSSRIVDRSIRPLFDEKWKNETQVSILVLSFDGENDPDVLSVIGASSALRLSNVPFTSLLSCVRIGRIDGKLIVNPTLSERKLSDLDLLVSGKSDALCMVEAGANEMSEQEMLAALNFAQDEIKKICAFQETLPAKDKMALIEPEKIQELESEIKNTVTEQVKNILTVSDKTSRDEQWSSLKKAVVEKHIAQYPEKEGYIDSVLENIFYCQARELILGKKVRSDGRQFDEIRPIECNIGVLPRAHGSAVFTRGQTQSLATVTLGSPQDMQIKDELEGEYKERFMLHYNFPGFATGESKPERGTSRRETGHGALARKSLLPLLPKEDDFPYTIRVVSDILESNGSSSMASVCGGSLALFDAGVPIKSSCAGVAMGLVKEGETYAILTDIMGMEDHLGDMDFKVAGTKNGITALQMDIKISGLSAQLMSEALEKARAARLKILEKMETTIASPKSDISSFAPRMLTIMIPQSKIGELIGPGGKNIRKIQEDTKVEINIEEDGRVFISSPDKAAVEAARTIVEALTQEAEVGKVYKGRVTRLMNFGAFVEILPGKEGLVHISQLAEKRVAKVEDVVKEGDEITVKVIEIDNQGRINLSKKAVDK; encoded by the coding sequence GTGAACAGAATATCAAAGTCAATAGATGTCGGAGGCAAAACTCTTACTATACAGACAGGCCATTTGGCAAAGCAGGCGAATGGTTCATGCCTGGTAAGTATGGGAGATACGGTTGTCCTGGTTGCGGTAGTTGCAGCAAAAGAACCGAAGGAAGGCGGAGATTTTCTGCCTTTGACGGTAGATTACCGCGAGCGTACCTATGCCGCTGGAAAGATACCGGGAGGTTTCTTTAAAAGAGAAGGAAGGCCCAGAGAAAAAGAAATATTGTCATCAAGGATCGTTGACAGGAGCATAAGGCCGTTGTTTGATGAAAAATGGAAAAACGAAACCCAGGTATCTATTCTTGTGCTTTCTTTTGACGGCGAGAATGACCCAGATGTGTTAAGCGTGATAGGCGCTTCCAGCGCCCTGAGATTATCGAATGTACCGTTTACCAGCCTCCTTTCCTGTGTCAGGATCGGCAGGATAGATGGAAAGTTGATAGTCAACCCCACTCTTTCAGAGCGGAAACTGAGCGACCTGGACCTTCTGGTGAGCGGAAAAAGCGATGCTTTGTGTATGGTGGAAGCAGGCGCAAATGAAATGTCCGAACAAGAAATGCTTGCGGCACTCAATTTTGCCCAGGATGAAATAAAGAAAATATGTGCCTTCCAGGAAACTCTCCCGGCGAAAGATAAAATGGCCCTCATTGAGCCCGAAAAAATACAAGAACTGGAAAGTGAAATTAAAAACACAGTCACAGAACAGGTAAAGAACATCCTTACGGTCAGCGATAAAACCAGCCGCGATGAGCAATGGAGCAGCCTTAAGAAAGCTGTTGTTGAAAAACATATAGCGCAGTACCCCGAAAAAGAAGGGTATATTGACAGCGTTCTGGAAAATATATTCTATTGCCAGGCAAGAGAGCTTATTTTAGGAAAAAAAGTAAGGTCGGACGGAAGGCAATTTGACGAAATCCGGCCGATCGAATGTAATATCGGGGTTTTGCCGCGAGCCCATGGTTCTGCCGTATTTACAAGAGGCCAGACCCAAAGTTTAGCCACGGTCACGCTCGGCAGCCCTCAAGATATGCAGATAAAGGATGAACTGGAAGGCGAATATAAAGAAAGGTTTATGCTTCACTATAATTTTCCCGGTTTTGCGACGGGAGAGTCAAAGCCTGAGCGTGGGACAAGCCGCAGGGAAACAGGCCACGGCGCCCTTGCAAGGAAATCCCTGCTGCCGTTACTGCCGAAAGAAGACGATTTTCCTTATACTATAAGGGTAGTTTCGGATATCCTGGAATCGAACGGTTCTTCGTCTATGGCTTCGGTTTGCGGAGGTTCTCTTGCTCTTTTTGATGCAGGAGTACCTATAAAGTCATCCTGTGCAGGGGTTGCCATGGGGCTTGTGAAAGAGGGCGAAACATACGCGATACTTACGGATATAATGGGAATGGAAGACCATCTTGGAGACATGGATTTCAAAGTTGCTGGCACAAAGAACGGGATCACTGCCCTTCAAATGGATATAAAGATATCCGGGTTGTCAGCCCAGCTCATGAGCGAAGCCCTGGAAAAAGCAAGGGCTGCAAGGCTTAAGATACTTGAGAAGATGGAAACAACTATAGCAAGCCCAAAATCCGACATATCCAGTTTTGCGCCGAGGATGCTCACTATTATGATACCCCAGTCAAAGATAGGGGAGTTAATAGGTCCTGGCGGCAAAAATATAAGAAAGATCCAGGAAGATACAAAAGTTGAGATAAATATAGAAGAAGACGGAAGGGTGTTTATTTCCAGCCCCGACAAAGCTGCTGTTGAGGCGGCAAGGACCATTGTTGAAGCCCTTACCCAGGAAGCAGAGGTCGGGAAAGTCTATAAGGGAAGAGTGACAAGGCTGATGAACTTCGGCGCTTTTGTCGAAATCCTTCCAGGCAAAGAAGGGCTGGTCCATATATCCCAGCTGGCTGAAAAAAGAGTAGCAAAAGTCGAAGATGTCGTAAAAGAGGGTGACGAGATAACCGTCAAGGTAATTGAAATCGACAACCAGGGCAGGATAAACCTGAGCAAGAAAGCAGTCGATAAGTAA
- the rpsO gene encoding 30S ribosomal protein S15, translating into MEPVKKTIIEDFKVHATDTGSSEVQVALLTSRINYLSDHFKNHPKDFASRSGFLKMINQRRKLLDYLKKHSHEKYKTIIEKLDLRK; encoded by the coding sequence ATGGAACCGGTCAAAAAAACGATTATTGAAGATTTTAAAGTGCATGCTACGGACACAGGTTCATCGGAAGTACAGGTGGCCCTATTGACAAGCAGGATAAATTACTTGTCAGATCATTTTAAGAACCATCCGAAAGATTTCGCATCCCGTTCCGGTTTCTTAAAGATGATTAACCAGAGGCGCAAGTTATTAGACTATTTAAAGAAGCACAGCCATGAAAAATACAAAACAATAATCGAAAAACTCGATTTAAGAAAATAA